One Hugenholtzia roseola DSM 9546 genomic window carries:
- a CDS encoding alpha/beta fold hydrolase, which translates to MNMLQDTLVSASTPFPYQTWLYQNPEAAKTLTRLYHQTLQKLRLPLRSLFLETSFGKTHVLISGNQDLPPLLVLHGLNASAPSALEALEKLSGQYQLIGIDTIGQANYSQAKERLSVADGSYGRWLEEILLGLKIESAPFVSISYGAFVLQKLIAFAPKRIEKAIFVVPSGLANSSFSAYFRQLLLPLLRFRLSKKESDLKRFMGAFYTEIEAESLELHKTLLLGVKMDYRRPPELTLAEGKKLEAPVYALLAEDDVFFPTPQTLKRLAALFPHFKGYHILKDAKHVPALAQYEQMATQIQQWLGQK; encoded by the coding sequence ATGAATATGCTACAAGACACGCTCGTTTCTGCCTCTACGCCGTTTCCGTATCAAACTTGGCTCTATCAAAACCCCGAAGCCGCCAAAACGCTCACGCGCCTTTATCATCAGACGCTGCAAAAGTTGCGCCTGCCGCTTCGGTCGTTGTTTTTAGAAACTTCTTTTGGAAAAACTCACGTCTTGATAAGTGGCAATCAGGATTTGCCGCCCCTGCTCGTTTTGCACGGACTCAATGCAAGTGCGCCCTCTGCCTTAGAAGCCTTAGAAAAATTGAGTGGTCAGTACCAACTTATCGGCATTGACACGATTGGGCAGGCAAATTACAGTCAGGCAAAGGAGCGACTTTCGGTAGCCGACGGCAGTTATGGACGCTGGTTAGAGGAAATCTTATTGGGTTTGAAAATAGAAAGTGCGCCCTTTGTGTCCATTTCTTATGGGGCATTTGTGTTACAAAAACTTATCGCCTTCGCGCCTAAAAGGATAGAAAAGGCAATTTTTGTCGTGCCTTCGGGCTTGGCAAATAGCTCTTTTAGTGCCTATTTTCGCCAACTTCTCTTGCCACTGCTGCGCTTTCGCCTTAGCAAAAAAGAGTCAGATTTGAAGCGTTTTATGGGTGCTTTCTACACTGAAATCGAGGCAGAATCGCTCGAACTGCACAAAACGCTGCTATTGGGGGTCAAGATGGACTATCGCCGTCCGCCCGAACTGACCTTAGCGGAGGGCAAAAAATTAGAAGCTCCCGTTTATGCGCTCTTGGCAGAAGATGATGTTTTTTTCCCTACCCCCCAAACGCTCAAACGCTTGGCAGCACTTTTCCCCCATTTCAAAGGCTACCACATCTTGAAAGATGCCAAACACGTACCTGCCTTAGCGCAATACGAACAAATGGCTACCCAAATTCAACAGTGGTTGGGTCAGAAATAG
- a CDS encoding thioredoxin family protein gives MRKVNFISKKAHPLAIICALLFFFGVGSAAISPTEKKQELLNEPIKWYSFQEAMEMQKKAPRKIFVDVYTDWCGWCKKMDKNTFQNPIIAKQLNQDYYAVKFNAETEREPITVGGHTFKYVEQNGRGYHELAVALLSGKMSYPTVAFLDEEMRLIQAVPGYQEPKPFDQMLNFFTQDAYKTTPWEQFVEGYQSPFEDKK, from the coding sequence ATGCGAAAAGTCAATTTTATTTCTAAAAAAGCGCACCCTCTGGCGATAATTTGCGCTCTACTCTTTTTTTTCGGCGTAGGAAGCGCAGCTATTTCGCCCACTGAAAAAAAACAAGAGCTACTAAACGAGCCGATTAAATGGTACTCTTTCCAAGAGGCGATGGAAATGCAAAAGAAAGCACCACGCAAAATATTTGTAGATGTTTATACCGATTGGTGCGGCTGGTGCAAAAAAATGGACAAAAATACCTTTCAAAATCCGATTATTGCCAAACAACTCAATCAAGATTACTACGCCGTCAAGTTTAATGCTGAAACAGAGCGCGAACCTATTACGGTAGGCGGACACACTTTCAAGTACGTCGAGCAGAACGGACGAGGTTATCACGAGTTAGCCGTTGCGCTTTTGTCGGGCAAGATGAGCTACCCTACTGTCGCTTTCCTCGACGAAGAGATGCGCCTTATCCAAGCCGTACCCGGGTATCAAGAACCCAAACCCTTCGACCAAATGCTCAACTTTTTTACCCAAGATGCCTACAAAACAACCCCTTGGGAGCAGTTTGTGGAAGGCTATCAATCGCCTTTTGAAGATAAAAAATAG
- the rfaD gene encoding ADP-glyceromanno-heptose 6-epimerase, with protein sequence MILLTGAAGFIASAWAAHLKRSEPSLPLVLVDDFSKKEKQRNYAPLLPLPNVQKVEREVLFQWLEAENPPLTAILHIGARTDTTEFDVALFEKLNVVYSQNLWNWAVKKQIPFIYASSAATYGAGEQGYQDDESLIPKLKPLNPYGNSKQLFDLWVLSQSQTPPFWAGLKFFNVYGANEYHKGRMASVVFHAFQQIQKKGSMSLFRSHHPDFADGQQLRDFVYIKDVISVLDFLRQQQPKSGIYNLGSGKARSFLDLTKAVFAALDKEPKIDFIDTPIDIRDTYQYFTQATMQKIIAQGYNRPFHSLEEGVSDYVKAYLLANKGF encoded by the coding sequence ATGATTCTGCTTACTGGTGCTGCGGGTTTTATTGCAAGTGCATGGGCAGCTCACCTCAAAAGAAGTGAGCCTTCGCTGCCTTTGGTGCTGGTCGATGATTTTTCTAAAAAAGAAAAACAGCGCAACTACGCACCACTCCTCCCTCTTCCTAACGTGCAAAAAGTGGAAAGGGAGGTTCTCTTTCAATGGTTAGAAGCCGAAAATCCGCCCTTAACGGCTATTCTGCATATTGGCGCACGTACCGATACGACGGAATTTGATGTTGCCCTTTTCGAAAAACTCAACGTTGTGTATAGCCAAAATCTTTGGAATTGGGCGGTAAAAAAGCAAATTCCCTTTATCTATGCCTCTTCCGCTGCTACCTACGGCGCAGGCGAGCAAGGCTATCAAGACGACGAAAGTCTGATTCCCAAATTGAAGCCCCTTAATCCTTACGGCAATTCGAAGCAACTCTTCGACCTCTGGGTGCTTTCTCAAAGCCAAACGCCTCCTTTTTGGGCAGGACTGAAATTTTTTAATGTCTATGGTGCAAATGAATACCACAAAGGGCGCATGGCTTCGGTAGTTTTTCATGCCTTCCAGCAGATACAAAAAAAGGGCAGCATGAGCCTCTTTCGCTCGCATCACCCTGATTTTGCAGACGGGCAGCAGTTGCGCGATTTTGTCTATATCAAAGATGTGATTTCGGTACTTGACTTTTTGCGGCAGCAGCAACCCAAAAGTGGCATCTACAATTTGGGCAGCGGCAAGGCGCGGAGCTTTTTAGACCTCACCAAGGCTGTTTTTGCAGCCTTAGACAAAGAGCCAAAAATAGACTTTATCGATACCCCAATCGATATTCGCGACACGTATCAATATTTTACCCAAGCGACTATGCAAAAAATTATCGCGCAAGGCTACAATCGCCCCTTTCATAGCCTCGAAGAGGGCGTAAGCGACTACGTAAAGGCATATTTGCTTGCCAATAAAGGATTTTAA
- a CDS encoding bifunctional nuclease family protein has protein sequence MNKIKLEIFALSSSQSQQDSFALVLGEISGKERRLPIIIGRFEAQAIAMELEKIEPKRPMTHDLFAALGKTFHFTIEEIVITGMEEGIFTALIFLKDFRNGEQYQLDARPSDAVALALRFDAPIYAEDSVLEEAGIVPTEISRDDDDDDEEDGEEEEMALIGSKEEAKEEISTNQLSNLSKEMLEQLLQKALEEEDYEKAAKIRDEMQRRA, from the coding sequence GTGAATAAGATAAAACTCGAAATTTTTGCCCTCTCGTCCAGCCAATCGCAGCAGGATAGCTTTGCGTTGGTCTTAGGTGAAATTAGCGGAAAAGAGCGTCGCTTACCTATTATTATCGGCAGGTTCGAGGCGCAGGCAATCGCCATGGAGTTGGAAAAGATAGAGCCGAAACGCCCCATGACCCATGACCTTTTCGCTGCCTTGGGGAAAACTTTTCATTTCACTATCGAGGAGATTGTCATTACGGGAATGGAAGAAGGTATCTTTACCGCGCTCATCTTCTTGAAAGATTTTCGCAACGGCGAACAGTACCAGCTCGATGCGCGTCCCTCCGACGCTGTCGCTTTGGCTTTGCGCTTCGATGCCCCCATTTATGCCGAAGATAGCGTCTTAGAAGAAGCGGGCATTGTACCCACCGAAATTAGCCGCGACGACGATGATGATGACGAAGAGGACGGCGAGGAGGAAGAAATGGCATTGATAGGCTCGAAAGAAGAAGCAAAAGAAGAGATTTCTACCAATCAACTTTCCAATTTGAGCAAGGAAATGTTGGAGCAACTTCTACAAAAAGCCCTTGAAGAAGAAGACTACGAAAAGGCGGCTAAAATCAGAGATGAAATGCAGCGCAGGGCTTAG